In Archangium violaceum, the following are encoded in one genomic region:
- a CDS encoding serine/threonine-protein kinase gives MEIPSRRFGRYVLRSRLGSGGMAEVFLAEARDEKGSPFKVALKLMRKDVSAEAFADEADLMGLLEHPNLVSRLEIGEAFGRYFIAMEFLVGGDLEGLLRVHHQQGRDIPVAMGVHVCIEALRALAYFHQARTRSGRPLELVHGDVNPSNIFFSGQCEVKLGDFGVAKARGLDLGPEDGVTAGKLHYLSPEQTRGDTVTQASDLFSLGIVLHELVLGAHPFERGSDDPDVVMAAIQAAKLNLPDTLDRRLAAVIRKALAPDVNQRYRTAGEFAGALFTWALDTGQPFSAREVQSAMQQALSLALWEREKGRP, from the coding sequence GTGGAAATCCCCTCGCGTCGCTTCGGGCGCTACGTGCTCCGCTCGCGGCTGGGCTCGGGAGGCATGGCGGAGGTGTTCCTCGCGGAGGCGCGGGACGAGAAGGGCAGCCCCTTCAAGGTGGCGCTGAAGCTGATGCGCAAGGACGTCAGCGCGGAGGCCTTCGCCGACGAGGCGGACCTGATGGGCCTGCTGGAGCACCCGAACCTGGTGAGCCGGCTGGAGATTGGCGAGGCCTTCGGGCGCTACTTCATCGCCATGGAGTTCCTGGTCGGTGGAGACCTGGAAGGGCTGCTCCGGGTGCACCACCAGCAGGGGCGCGACATCCCGGTGGCGATGGGCGTCCACGTGTGCATCGAGGCGCTGAGGGCGCTGGCGTACTTCCACCAGGCGCGCACGCGCAGTGGCCGGCCGCTGGAGCTCGTCCACGGGGACGTGAACCCCTCCAACATCTTCTTCTCCGGGCAGTGCGAGGTGAAGCTCGGTGACTTCGGCGTGGCCAAGGCGCGCGGGCTGGACCTGGGGCCGGAGGACGGGGTGACGGCGGGCAAGCTGCACTACCTGTCGCCGGAGCAGACGCGCGGGGACACGGTGACGCAGGCGTCGGATCTCTTCTCGCTGGGCATCGTCCTGCACGAGCTGGTGCTGGGTGCCCACCCCTTCGAGCGCGGCAGCGACGACCCGGACGTGGTGATGGCGGCCATCCAGGCGGCGAAGCTGAACCTGCCGGACACGTTGGACCGGAGGCTCGCGGCGGTGATCCGCAAGGCGCTGGCACCGGACGTGAATCAGCGCTACCGCACGGCGGGAGAGTTCGCTGGAGCACTCTTCACCTGGGCGTTGGACACCGGACAACCCTTCAGCGCGCGCGAGGTACAGAGCGCGATGCAACAGGCCCTCTCTCTCGCACTCTGGGAGCGGGAGAAGGGCCGCCCGTAG
- a CDS encoding ribonucleoside-diphosphate reductase subunit alpha — MLNGSHIPGREQGAPPLPAHLTSETTPTPPTTMRVRKRNGTLEVADLNKIVRAISRCCDGLRQVDAIRMATKTIAGLYDGASTKELDQLSIQTAASLTLEEPEYAKLAARLLATYIDKEVSGQEIHSFSQSIAAGHRLGLVNERVAGLVSANSRKLNDAIDPSRNRLFEYFGLRTVYDRYLLKHPQTREVLETPQHFFMRIAVALGDTIADVLELYRLFSMLEYVPSSPTLFNSGTRHEQLSSCFLLDSPEDELASIYQRYMDVAMLSKFSGGIGLAYHRIRSRGSLIESTNGHSNGIVPWLKTLDASVAAVNQGGKRKGACCVYLETWHADLEEFLELRDNTGDEARRTHNLNLANWIPDLFMKRVEADGNWSLFDPKAVPHLTDLYGEAFERAYEKAEAQGLAHKTVKARELYGRMMRTLAQTGNGWMTFKDKSNRACNQTALPGRVVHLSNLCTEILEVTSRDETAVCNLGSINLARHTLANDAGGVAFDWDKLARTVRSAVRQLDRVIDLNYYPIDSAKGSNQRWRPVGLGLMGLQDVFFQMRLPFDSPEARTLSRRISEDIYFHALSASAELAAERGAHPSFQETRAARGELQFDAWGVMPEDPTRWEALRARIKSVGLRNSLLIAIAPTATIASIAGCYECIEPQISNLFKRETLSGDFLQVNRYLVEELKSLGLWNEDMRSRIKLAEGSIQSLGEIPANVRAIYRTAWELPMRSLIDMAADRGAFIDQSQSLNLFIESPNIGQLSSMYMYAWKKGLKTTYYLRSRPATRIAKATVDVSRNGTAHPEAGGSAPAQAAPRPTEEQAIACSLENPESCEACQ, encoded by the coding sequence ATGCTGAACGGAAGCCACATCCCGGGACGCGAGCAGGGCGCGCCGCCCCTGCCCGCCCATCTCACCTCCGAGACGACCCCCACGCCCCCCACCACCATGCGGGTGCGCAAGCGCAATGGAACGCTCGAGGTCGCGGACCTGAACAAGATCGTCCGAGCGATCAGCCGGTGTTGCGACGGGCTGCGCCAGGTGGACGCCATCCGCATGGCGACGAAGACGATCGCTGGCCTCTACGACGGCGCCTCGACGAAGGAGTTGGATCAGCTCTCCATCCAGACCGCCGCCTCGCTGACGCTGGAGGAGCCCGAGTACGCGAAGCTCGCGGCGCGGCTGCTCGCGACGTACATCGACAAGGAGGTCTCCGGGCAGGAGATCCACTCCTTCTCGCAGTCCATCGCCGCGGGCCACCGGCTCGGGCTGGTGAACGAGCGCGTGGCCGGGCTCGTCTCGGCGAACAGCCGCAAGCTGAACGACGCGATCGACCCCTCGCGCAACCGCCTCTTCGAGTACTTCGGGCTGCGCACGGTCTACGACCGCTACCTGCTCAAGCACCCCCAGACGCGCGAGGTGCTCGAGACGCCCCAGCACTTCTTCATGCGCATCGCGGTGGCGCTCGGGGACACCATCGCCGACGTGCTCGAGCTCTACCGGCTCTTCTCGATGCTGGAGTACGTGCCGAGCTCCCCCACCCTCTTCAACTCCGGCACGCGCCACGAGCAGCTCTCGTCCTGCTTCCTGCTGGACTCGCCCGAGGACGAGCTGGCGAGCATCTACCAGCGCTACATGGACGTGGCGATGCTCTCGAAGTTCTCGGGGGGCATCGGGCTGGCGTACCACCGGATCCGCTCGCGCGGCTCGCTCATCGAGAGCACCAACGGGCACAGCAACGGCATCGTGCCGTGGCTGAAGACGCTGGATGCGTCGGTGGCCGCGGTGAACCAGGGCGGGAAGCGCAAGGGCGCCTGCTGCGTGTACCTGGAGACCTGGCACGCGGACCTGGAGGAGTTCCTCGAGCTGCGCGACAACACCGGCGACGAGGCCCGGCGCACGCACAACCTGAACCTCGCCAACTGGATCCCCGACCTCTTCATGAAGCGCGTCGAGGCTGATGGGAACTGGTCCCTCTTCGACCCGAAGGCGGTGCCGCACCTCACGGACCTGTACGGCGAGGCGTTCGAGCGCGCCTATGAGAAGGCCGAGGCGCAGGGACTCGCGCACAAGACGGTGAAGGCCCGCGAGCTCTACGGGCGCATGATGCGGACGCTCGCGCAGACCGGGAACGGCTGGATGACGTTCAAGGACAAGTCGAACCGGGCCTGCAACCAGACGGCGCTGCCGGGCCGCGTCGTCCACCTCTCGAACCTCTGCACGGAGATTCTCGAGGTGACCTCACGGGACGAGACCGCCGTCTGCAACCTCGGCTCCATCAACCTCGCGCGGCACACGCTGGCGAACGACGCCGGTGGCGTGGCCTTCGACTGGGACAAGCTCGCGAGGACGGTGCGCTCCGCGGTGCGCCAGTTGGATCGGGTGATCGACCTCAACTACTACCCCATCGACTCGGCGAAGGGCTCGAACCAGCGCTGGCGCCCGGTGGGGCTCGGCCTGATGGGCCTGCAGGACGTGTTCTTCCAGATGCGCCTGCCCTTCGACAGCCCCGAGGCGCGCACGCTCTCGCGGAGGATCTCCGAGGACATCTACTTCCACGCCCTGTCCGCCTCGGCGGAGCTCGCGGCCGAGCGCGGTGCCCATCCGAGCTTCCAGGAGACGCGCGCGGCGCGCGGCGAGCTCCAGTTCGACGCGTGGGGAGTGATGCCCGAGGACCCCACGCGGTGGGAGGCGCTGCGCGCCCGTATCAAGTCCGTGGGGCTGCGCAACTCGCTGCTCATCGCCATCGCGCCGACGGCGACCATCGCGTCCATCGCGGGCTGCTACGAGTGCATCGAGCCGCAGATCTCCAACCTCTTCAAGCGGGAGACGCTCTCGGGCGACTTCCTCCAGGTCAACCGCTACCTGGTGGAGGAGCTGAAGTCCCTGGGGCTGTGGAACGAGGACATGCGCTCGCGCATCAAGCTGGCGGAGGGCTCCATCCAGTCGCTCGGGGAGATTCCCGCCAACGTGCGCGCCATCTACCGCACCGCGTGGGAGCTGCCGATGCGCTCGCTCATCGACATGGCGGCGGACCGGGGCGCCTTCATCGACCAGAGCCAGTCGCTCAACCTGTTCATCGAGTCGCCGAACATCGGGCAGCTGAGCTCCATGTACATGTACGCCTGGAAGAAGGGGCTGAAGACGACCTACTACCTGCGCTCGCGTCCGGCGACGCGCATCGCGAAGGCCACCGTCGACGTGTCCCGGAATGGCACGGCGCACCCCGAGGCCGGTGGTAGCGCGCCCGCTCAGGCGGCCCCCAGGCCCACGGAGGAGCAGGCCATCGCCTGCTCGCTGGAGAACCCCGAGAGCTGCGAGGCCTGCCAATGA